In the uncultured Methanobacterium sp. genome, one interval contains:
- a CDS encoding rhodanese-like domain-containing protein: protein MFGRKPSSNSATDLDPNSAFDLILKNKQNPEFILLDVRTLGEYNQSHIENSVQIDYQSRDFEKKVQELDKSKTYLVYCRSGMRSGASVDIMRKIGFKELYNLAGGIMGWENCGLPVK from the coding sequence ATGTTTGGACGAAAACCATCATCAAATTCTGCAACTGATCTGGATCCGAATTCAGCTTTTGACCTGATTTTAAAAAATAAACAGAACCCGGAGTTTATTTTACTTGATGTTAGAACCCTCGGGGAATACAATCAATCCCATATTGAGAATTCTGTGCAAATAGACTACCAATCACGCGATTTTGAGAAAAAAGTACAGGAATTAGATAAAAGTAAAACCTATCTGGTTTACTGTAGATCTGGAATGAGAAGTGGTGCCAGTGTAGATATAATGAGGAAGATTGGTTTTAAAGAGTTGTACAACCTGGCTGGTGGAATAATGGGATGGGAAAATTGTGGATTGCCGGTTAAATAG